In Papaver somniferum cultivar HN1 chromosome 1, ASM357369v1, whole genome shotgun sequence, a genomic segment contains:
- the LOC113272940 gene encoding metalloendoproteinase 5-MMP-like, which yields MANRRSVFPCVLMLNLILLVLFMLDTYPYPTLSQKDPIQPFGFFKQLEGSHKGERVRGLHQAKQYLKQFGYLNVRSRHDYDDEFDDVLESAIKTYQLNYNLETNGILDTPTVKQMMMPRCAVPDIARDGTTSMKSGMKHHQHDHGKHNGSFHVVSHYSFFPGNPKWPPEKMELVYRFHSSAVANVGPLTLQSACTRALSSWAAVSNFRFRVPASFLERNDILIGFHRFFHGDGNPFDGPLGVLAHAYAPQSGATHLDADERWSTNPDQNMIDLETVCLHELGHVLGLGHSSDTNAVMFPSIAGGQKKRTPMADDINGIRALYI from the coding sequence ATGGCGAATCGTAGAAGTGTTTTTCCTTGTGTGCTAATGCTAAACTTGATCTTATTAGTTCTCTTCATGCTGGACACTTATCCATACCCAACTCTGTCCCAAAAAGATCCAATCCAACCCTTTGGATTTTTTAAGCAACTAGAGGGGTCTCATAAAGGTGAGAGGGTAAGAGGCTTGCATCAAGCTAAACAATATCTTAAGCAATTCGGTTATCTTAATGTCCGAAGTAGACATGATTACGACGATGAATTTGATGATGTCTTAGAATCTGCAATCAAGACTTATCAACTCAATTACAATCTAGAGACTAACGGAATTCTAGACACTCCGACAGTGAAACAAATGATGATGCCTAGATGCGCAGTGCCTGACATTGCAAGAGACGGCACAACTTCCATGAAATCAGGCATGAAGCATCATCAGCATGATCATGGCAAACACAATGGGTCTTTTCACGTCGTCTCTCATTATAGCTTTTTCCCTGGGAATCCAAAATGGCCACCTGAAAAAATGGAGCTCGTCTACCGATTCCACTCTTCTGCTGTAGCTAATGTTGGCCCGCTAACCCTGCAATCTGCCTGTACGCGAGCTCTCTCTTCCTGGGCAGCTGTGAGTAATTTTAGGTTCAGAGTACCAGCTTCTTTTCTAGAAAGGAATGACATTCTGATTGGATTCCACAGATTTTTTCATGGTGATGGTAATCCTTTTGATGGTCCTTTAGGAGTTCTCGCTCATGCTTATGCACCACAAAGTGGAGCGACTCATCTTGATGCAGATGAAAGATGGAGTACTAATCCTGATCAAAACATGATTGATTTAGAAACGGTGTGTCTTCATGAGCTCGGGCATGTTTTAGGACTTGGCCATAGCTCCGATACAAATGCGGTTATGTTTCCTAGCATCGCAGGTGGACAGAAAAAGAGGACACCGATGGCAGATGATATTAATGGAATACGTGCATTATATATATAG